The Siniperca chuatsi isolate FFG_IHB_CAS linkage group LG9, ASM2008510v1, whole genome shotgun sequence genome includes a region encoding these proteins:
- the LOC122881624 gene encoding homeodomain-interacting protein kinase 3-like isoform X4: protein MDILTSSSSSFPEPCRRHWLPIPRSYKFLKILGEGGFGKVVKCVKRGSEHTVAIKIGKNFHNLRQEASMLKVLMGHNLHKFNIIKFYGKFVVRSRTSLVFEMLDMTLQDYLLDLEGPMQLEDIRIVIQQMGTALSALKRIGVIHTDVKIDNIMMVDHVRQPFRVKLIDFGLAIFRSQAKPGKAHQTPRYRAPEIMLGLPFSEAIDIWSLGCVMAIMVLGFMLFPGKIEYDILRFIIDLLGPPPDHLVSAGRKSRVFFKKTDSDQWMLKTSEEYWGPTNYSVDDRFYTFRSLDEIKMMRLEKDNPTEADERRECIELLKAMLKWDEKERITPNGILHHPFITKSYLNSSSHLSSCSSEPSESAAAEPNTSWAQTRTSESIVATQVDGSSETLPSFVIMVRPASPMNRIHLEETSDRDSERSPHPAAAPATALDATRIHKEHIDISPTTSDKKKKGKNCFKRFFSWMKRTVFSCCYADNVQE, encoded by the exons ATGGACATATTaacttcatcttcatcatctttcCCTGAGCCCTGTCGTAGACACTGGCTCCCAATCCCCAGAAGTTATAAATTCCTGAAAATTCTGGGCGAAGGTGGCTTTGGAAAAGTGGTCAAATGTGTGAAACGAGGCAGTGAACACACTGTGGCCATAAAGATCGGCAAAAACTTCCACAATCTCAGACAGGAG GCATCCATGCTGAAAGTCCTCATGGGCCACAACCTGCACAAGTTTAACATCATCAAGTTTTATGGCAAGTTTGTTGTGCGAAGTAGGACTAGTCTGGTGTTTGAGATGTTGGACATGACCCTTCAGGACTACCTATTGGATTTAGAAGGCCCAatgcagctggaggacatcagaaTTGTCATCCAACAG ATGGGCACAGCATTAAGTGCTCTGAAAAGGATTGGCGTGATCCATACTGATGTGAAAATAGACAACATCATGATGGTGGATCACGTGAGGCAGCCATTCAGGGTGAAGCTGATCGACTTCGGCTTGGCAATTTTCAGATCTCAAGCCAAGCCGGGCAAAGCTCACCAAACACCCCGCTATAG GGCCCCAGAAATTATGTTGGGTCTCCCATTTTCTGAGGCCATAGACATCTGGTCGCTGGGCTGCGTGATGGCAATCATGGTGTTGGGCTTTATGCTCTTCCCGGGGAAAATTGAATATGACATA CTACGATTCATCATCGACCTCCTGGGTCCGCCACCTGACCATCTCGTTAGTGCTGGGCGGAAATCCAGGGTGTTTTTCAAGAAAACAGATTCGGATCAGTGGATGCTTAAA ACATCTGAGGAGTATTGGGGCCCAACAAATTACTCTGTCGACGACAGGTTCTACACATTCCGTTCTCTGGATGAAATTAAAATG ATGCGTCTTGAGAAAGATAACCCCACAGAGGCTGATGAGAGGAGGGAGTGCATTGAACTGCTGAAGGCGATGCTCAAGTGGGATGAGAAGGAGAGGATTACCCCCAATGGTATTCTCCACCATCCATTCATTACCAAGAGCTACCTCAACAGCAGCTCCCACCTCAGCTCatg TAGCAGTGAACCTTCGGAGTCTGCAGCAGCTGAACCCAACACCAGCTGGGCTCAGACCAGGACCAGTGAGAGCATAGTGGCAACCCAGGTTGATGGCAG cagtgaaacactgcCATCATTTGTCATCATGGTTCGGCCTGCAAGCCCCATGAACAGAATACACCTGGAGGAGACATCCGATCGGGACAGTGAAAGGAG TCCCcaccctgctgcagctcctgccACTGCTCTGGACGCCACCAGGATCCACAAGGAACACATAGACATCTCACCCACCACCTCTG acaagaagaagaaagggaagaaCTGCTTCAAACGCTTCTTCTCCTGGATGAAGAGGACCGTTTTCTCTTGCTGCTACGCAGACAACGTACAAGAGTGA
- the LOC122881624 gene encoding homeodomain-interacting protein kinase 1-like isoform X1, producing the protein MLLCLCQVKDGCFHSYVFDLSDREENGNLLLVQRKEMQRGKRSCENTNTSMDILTSSSSSFPEPCRRHWLPIPRSYKFLKILGEGGFGKVVKCVKRGSEHTVAIKIGKNFHNLRQEASMLKVLMGHNLHKFNIIKFYGKFVVRSRTSLVFEMLDMTLQDYLLDLEGPMQLEDIRIVIQQMGTALSALKRIGVIHTDVKIDNIMMVDHVRQPFRVKLIDFGLAIFRSQAKPGKAHQTPRYRAPEIMLGLPFSEAIDIWSLGCVMAIMVLGFMLFPGKIEYDILRFIIDLLGPPPDHLVSAGRKSRVFFKKTDSDQWMLKTSEEYWGPTNYSVDDRFYTFRSLDEIKMMRLEKDNPTEADERRECIELLKAMLKWDEKERITPNGILHHPFITKSYLNSSSHLSSCSSEPSESAAAEPNTSWAQTRTSESIVATQVDGSSETLPSFVIMVRPASPMNRIHLEETSDRDSERSPHPAAAPATALDATRIHKEHIDISPTTSDKKKKGKNCFKRFFSWMKRTVFSCCYADNVQE; encoded by the exons ATGTTACTTTGTTTATGTCAAGTAAAAGATGGTTGCTTTCATTCATATGTGTTTGATCTGTCAGACAGGGAAGAGAATGGGAACCTACTGTTAGTGCAGAGGAAGGAGatgcagagaggaaagagaag CTGTGAGAACACAAATACATCCATGGACATATTaacttcatcttcatcatctttcCCTGAGCCCTGTCGTAGACACTGGCTCCCAATCCCCAGAAGTTATAAATTCCTGAAAATTCTGGGCGAAGGTGGCTTTGGAAAAGTGGTCAAATGTGTGAAACGAGGCAGTGAACACACTGTGGCCATAAAGATCGGCAAAAACTTCCACAATCTCAGACAGGAG GCATCCATGCTGAAAGTCCTCATGGGCCACAACCTGCACAAGTTTAACATCATCAAGTTTTATGGCAAGTTTGTTGTGCGAAGTAGGACTAGTCTGGTGTTTGAGATGTTGGACATGACCCTTCAGGACTACCTATTGGATTTAGAAGGCCCAatgcagctggaggacatcagaaTTGTCATCCAACAG ATGGGCACAGCATTAAGTGCTCTGAAAAGGATTGGCGTGATCCATACTGATGTGAAAATAGACAACATCATGATGGTGGATCACGTGAGGCAGCCATTCAGGGTGAAGCTGATCGACTTCGGCTTGGCAATTTTCAGATCTCAAGCCAAGCCGGGCAAAGCTCACCAAACACCCCGCTATAG GGCCCCAGAAATTATGTTGGGTCTCCCATTTTCTGAGGCCATAGACATCTGGTCGCTGGGCTGCGTGATGGCAATCATGGTGTTGGGCTTTATGCTCTTCCCGGGGAAAATTGAATATGACATA CTACGATTCATCATCGACCTCCTGGGTCCGCCACCTGACCATCTCGTTAGTGCTGGGCGGAAATCCAGGGTGTTTTTCAAGAAAACAGATTCGGATCAGTGGATGCTTAAA ACATCTGAGGAGTATTGGGGCCCAACAAATTACTCTGTCGACGACAGGTTCTACACATTCCGTTCTCTGGATGAAATTAAAATG ATGCGTCTTGAGAAAGATAACCCCACAGAGGCTGATGAGAGGAGGGAGTGCATTGAACTGCTGAAGGCGATGCTCAAGTGGGATGAGAAGGAGAGGATTACCCCCAATGGTATTCTCCACCATCCATTCATTACCAAGAGCTACCTCAACAGCAGCTCCCACCTCAGCTCatg TAGCAGTGAACCTTCGGAGTCTGCAGCAGCTGAACCCAACACCAGCTGGGCTCAGACCAGGACCAGTGAGAGCATAGTGGCAACCCAGGTTGATGGCAG cagtgaaacactgcCATCATTTGTCATCATGGTTCGGCCTGCAAGCCCCATGAACAGAATACACCTGGAGGAGACATCCGATCGGGACAGTGAAAGGAG TCCCcaccctgctgcagctcctgccACTGCTCTGGACGCCACCAGGATCCACAAGGAACACATAGACATCTCACCCACCACCTCTG acaagaagaagaaagggaagaaCTGCTTCAAACGCTTCTTCTCCTGGATGAAGAGGACCGTTTTCTCTTGCTGCTACGCAGACAACGTACAAGAGTGA
- the LOC122881624 gene encoding homeodomain-interacting protein kinase 3-like isoform X3 gives MQRGKRSCENTNTSMDILTSSSSSFPEPCRRHWLPIPRSYKFLKILGEGGFGKVVKCVKRGSEHTVAIKIGKNFHNLRQEASMLKVLMGHNLHKFNIIKFYGKFVVRSRTSLVFEMLDMTLQDYLLDLEGPMQLEDIRIVIQQMGTALSALKRIGVIHTDVKIDNIMMVDHVRQPFRVKLIDFGLAIFRSQAKPGKAHQTPRYRAPEIMLGLPFSEAIDIWSLGCVMAIMVLGFMLFPGKIEYDILRFIIDLLGPPPDHLVSAGRKSRVFFKKTDSDQWMLKTSEEYWGPTNYSVDDRFYTFRSLDEIKMMRLEKDNPTEADERRECIELLKAMLKWDEKERITPNGILHHPFITKSYLNSSSHLSSCSSEPSESAAAEPNTSWAQTRTSESIVATQVDGSSETLPSFVIMVRPASPMNRIHLEETSDRDSERSPHPAAAPATALDATRIHKEHIDISPTTSDKKKKGKNCFKRFFSWMKRTVFSCCYADNVQE, from the exons atgcagagaggaaagagaag CTGTGAGAACACAAATACATCCATGGACATATTaacttcatcttcatcatctttcCCTGAGCCCTGTCGTAGACACTGGCTCCCAATCCCCAGAAGTTATAAATTCCTGAAAATTCTGGGCGAAGGTGGCTTTGGAAAAGTGGTCAAATGTGTGAAACGAGGCAGTGAACACACTGTGGCCATAAAGATCGGCAAAAACTTCCACAATCTCAGACAGGAG GCATCCATGCTGAAAGTCCTCATGGGCCACAACCTGCACAAGTTTAACATCATCAAGTTTTATGGCAAGTTTGTTGTGCGAAGTAGGACTAGTCTGGTGTTTGAGATGTTGGACATGACCCTTCAGGACTACCTATTGGATTTAGAAGGCCCAatgcagctggaggacatcagaaTTGTCATCCAACAG ATGGGCACAGCATTAAGTGCTCTGAAAAGGATTGGCGTGATCCATACTGATGTGAAAATAGACAACATCATGATGGTGGATCACGTGAGGCAGCCATTCAGGGTGAAGCTGATCGACTTCGGCTTGGCAATTTTCAGATCTCAAGCCAAGCCGGGCAAAGCTCACCAAACACCCCGCTATAG GGCCCCAGAAATTATGTTGGGTCTCCCATTTTCTGAGGCCATAGACATCTGGTCGCTGGGCTGCGTGATGGCAATCATGGTGTTGGGCTTTATGCTCTTCCCGGGGAAAATTGAATATGACATA CTACGATTCATCATCGACCTCCTGGGTCCGCCACCTGACCATCTCGTTAGTGCTGGGCGGAAATCCAGGGTGTTTTTCAAGAAAACAGATTCGGATCAGTGGATGCTTAAA ACATCTGAGGAGTATTGGGGCCCAACAAATTACTCTGTCGACGACAGGTTCTACACATTCCGTTCTCTGGATGAAATTAAAATG ATGCGTCTTGAGAAAGATAACCCCACAGAGGCTGATGAGAGGAGGGAGTGCATTGAACTGCTGAAGGCGATGCTCAAGTGGGATGAGAAGGAGAGGATTACCCCCAATGGTATTCTCCACCATCCATTCATTACCAAGAGCTACCTCAACAGCAGCTCCCACCTCAGCTCatg TAGCAGTGAACCTTCGGAGTCTGCAGCAGCTGAACCCAACACCAGCTGGGCTCAGACCAGGACCAGTGAGAGCATAGTGGCAACCCAGGTTGATGGCAG cagtgaaacactgcCATCATTTGTCATCATGGTTCGGCCTGCAAGCCCCATGAACAGAATACACCTGGAGGAGACATCCGATCGGGACAGTGAAAGGAG TCCCcaccctgctgcagctcctgccACTGCTCTGGACGCCACCAGGATCCACAAGGAACACATAGACATCTCACCCACCACCTCTG acaagaagaagaaagggaagaaCTGCTTCAAACGCTTCTTCTCCTGGATGAAGAGGACCGTTTTCTCTTGCTGCTACGCAGACAACGTACAAGAGTGA
- the LOC122881624 gene encoding uncharacterized protein LOC122881624 isoform X5, producing the protein MLLCLCQVKDGCFHSYVFDLSDREENGNLLLVQRKEMQRGKRSCENTNTSMDILTSSSSSFPEPCRRHWLPIPRSYKFLKILGEGGFGKVVKCVKRGSEHTVAIKIGKNFHNLRQEASMLKVLMGHNLHKFNIIKFYGKFVVRSRTSLVFEMLDMTLQDYLLDLEGPMQLEDIRIVIQQLRFIIDLLGPPPDHLVSAGRKSRVFFKKTDSDQWMLKTSEEYWGPTNYSVDDRFYTFRSLDEIKMMRLEKDNPTEADERRECIELLKAMLKWDEKERITPNGILHHPFITKSYLNSSSHLSSCSSEPSESAAAEPNTSWAQTRTSESIVATQVDGSSETLPSFVIMVRPASPMNRIHLEETSDRDSERSPHPAAAPATALDATRIHKEHIDISPTTSDKKKKGKNCFKRFFSWMKRTVFSCCYADNVQE; encoded by the exons ATGTTACTTTGTTTATGTCAAGTAAAAGATGGTTGCTTTCATTCATATGTGTTTGATCTGTCAGACAGGGAAGAGAATGGGAACCTACTGTTAGTGCAGAGGAAGGAGatgcagagaggaaagagaag CTGTGAGAACACAAATACATCCATGGACATATTaacttcatcttcatcatctttcCCTGAGCCCTGTCGTAGACACTGGCTCCCAATCCCCAGAAGTTATAAATTCCTGAAAATTCTGGGCGAAGGTGGCTTTGGAAAAGTGGTCAAATGTGTGAAACGAGGCAGTGAACACACTGTGGCCATAAAGATCGGCAAAAACTTCCACAATCTCAGACAGGAG GCATCCATGCTGAAAGTCCTCATGGGCCACAACCTGCACAAGTTTAACATCATCAAGTTTTATGGCAAGTTTGTTGTGCGAAGTAGGACTAGTCTGGTGTTTGAGATGTTGGACATGACCCTTCAGGACTACCTATTGGATTTAGAAGGCCCAatgcagctggaggacatcagaaTTGTCATCCAACAG CTACGATTCATCATCGACCTCCTGGGTCCGCCACCTGACCATCTCGTTAGTGCTGGGCGGAAATCCAGGGTGTTTTTCAAGAAAACAGATTCGGATCAGTGGATGCTTAAA ACATCTGAGGAGTATTGGGGCCCAACAAATTACTCTGTCGACGACAGGTTCTACACATTCCGTTCTCTGGATGAAATTAAAATG ATGCGTCTTGAGAAAGATAACCCCACAGAGGCTGATGAGAGGAGGGAGTGCATTGAACTGCTGAAGGCGATGCTCAAGTGGGATGAGAAGGAGAGGATTACCCCCAATGGTATTCTCCACCATCCATTCATTACCAAGAGCTACCTCAACAGCAGCTCCCACCTCAGCTCatg TAGCAGTGAACCTTCGGAGTCTGCAGCAGCTGAACCCAACACCAGCTGGGCTCAGACCAGGACCAGTGAGAGCATAGTGGCAACCCAGGTTGATGGCAG cagtgaaacactgcCATCATTTGTCATCATGGTTCGGCCTGCAAGCCCCATGAACAGAATACACCTGGAGGAGACATCCGATCGGGACAGTGAAAGGAG TCCCcaccctgctgcagctcctgccACTGCTCTGGACGCCACCAGGATCCACAAGGAACACATAGACATCTCACCCACCACCTCTG acaagaagaagaaagggaagaaCTGCTTCAAACGCTTCTTCTCCTGGATGAAGAGGACCGTTTTCTCTTGCTGCTACGCAGACAACGTACAAGAGTGA
- the LOC122881624 gene encoding homeodomain-interacting protein kinase 1-like isoform X2 — protein MLLCLCQVKDGCFHSYVFDLSDREENGNLLLVQRKEMQRGKRSCENTNTSMDILTSSSSSFPEPCRRHWLPIPRSYKFLKILGEGGFGKVVKCVKRGSEHTVAIKIGKNFHNLRQEASMLKVLMGHNLHKFNIIKFYGKFVVRSRTSLVFEMLDMTLQDYLLDLEGPMQLEDIRIVIQQMGTALSALKRIGVIHTDVKIDNIMMVDHVRQPFRVKLIDFGLAIFRSQAKPGKAHQTPRYRAPEIMLGLPFSEAIDIWSLGCVMAIMVLGFMLFPGKIEYDILRFIIDLLGPPPDHLVSAGRKSRVFFKKTDSDQWMLKTSEEYWGPTNYSVDDRFYTFRSLDEIKMMRLEKDNPTEADERRECIELLKAMLKWDEKERITPNGILHHPFITKSYLNSSSHLSSCSEPSESAAAEPNTSWAQTRTSESIVATQVDGSSETLPSFVIMVRPASPMNRIHLEETSDRDSERSPHPAAAPATALDATRIHKEHIDISPTTSDKKKKGKNCFKRFFSWMKRTVFSCCYADNVQE, from the exons ATGTTACTTTGTTTATGTCAAGTAAAAGATGGTTGCTTTCATTCATATGTGTTTGATCTGTCAGACAGGGAAGAGAATGGGAACCTACTGTTAGTGCAGAGGAAGGAGatgcagagaggaaagagaag CTGTGAGAACACAAATACATCCATGGACATATTaacttcatcttcatcatctttcCCTGAGCCCTGTCGTAGACACTGGCTCCCAATCCCCAGAAGTTATAAATTCCTGAAAATTCTGGGCGAAGGTGGCTTTGGAAAAGTGGTCAAATGTGTGAAACGAGGCAGTGAACACACTGTGGCCATAAAGATCGGCAAAAACTTCCACAATCTCAGACAGGAG GCATCCATGCTGAAAGTCCTCATGGGCCACAACCTGCACAAGTTTAACATCATCAAGTTTTATGGCAAGTTTGTTGTGCGAAGTAGGACTAGTCTGGTGTTTGAGATGTTGGACATGACCCTTCAGGACTACCTATTGGATTTAGAAGGCCCAatgcagctggaggacatcagaaTTGTCATCCAACAG ATGGGCACAGCATTAAGTGCTCTGAAAAGGATTGGCGTGATCCATACTGATGTGAAAATAGACAACATCATGATGGTGGATCACGTGAGGCAGCCATTCAGGGTGAAGCTGATCGACTTCGGCTTGGCAATTTTCAGATCTCAAGCCAAGCCGGGCAAAGCTCACCAAACACCCCGCTATAG GGCCCCAGAAATTATGTTGGGTCTCCCATTTTCTGAGGCCATAGACATCTGGTCGCTGGGCTGCGTGATGGCAATCATGGTGTTGGGCTTTATGCTCTTCCCGGGGAAAATTGAATATGACATA CTACGATTCATCATCGACCTCCTGGGTCCGCCACCTGACCATCTCGTTAGTGCTGGGCGGAAATCCAGGGTGTTTTTCAAGAAAACAGATTCGGATCAGTGGATGCTTAAA ACATCTGAGGAGTATTGGGGCCCAACAAATTACTCTGTCGACGACAGGTTCTACACATTCCGTTCTCTGGATGAAATTAAAATG ATGCGTCTTGAGAAAGATAACCCCACAGAGGCTGATGAGAGGAGGGAGTGCATTGAACTGCTGAAGGCGATGCTCAAGTGGGATGAGAAGGAGAGGATTACCCCCAATGGTATTCTCCACCATCCATTCATTACCAAGAGCTACCTCAACAGCAGCTCCCACCTCAGCTCatg CAGTGAACCTTCGGAGTCTGCAGCAGCTGAACCCAACACCAGCTGGGCTCAGACCAGGACCAGTGAGAGCATAGTGGCAACCCAGGTTGATGGCAG cagtgaaacactgcCATCATTTGTCATCATGGTTCGGCCTGCAAGCCCCATGAACAGAATACACCTGGAGGAGACATCCGATCGGGACAGTGAAAGGAG TCCCcaccctgctgcagctcctgccACTGCTCTGGACGCCACCAGGATCCACAAGGAACACATAGACATCTCACCCACCACCTCTG acaagaagaagaaagggaagaaCTGCTTCAAACGCTTCTTCTCCTGGATGAAGAGGACCGTTTTCTCTTGCTGCTACGCAGACAACGTACAAGAGTGA
- the LOC122881624 gene encoding homeodomain-interacting protein kinase 1-like isoform X6 yields MLKVLMGHNLHKFNIIKFYGKFVVRSRTSLVFEMLDMTLQDYLLDLEGPMQLEDIRIVIQQMGTALSALKRIGVIHTDVKIDNIMMVDHVRQPFRVKLIDFGLAIFRSQAKPGKAHQTPRYRAPEIMLGLPFSEAIDIWSLGCVMAIMVLGFMLFPGKIEYDILRFIIDLLGPPPDHLVSAGRKSRVFFKKTDSDQWMLKTSEEYWGPTNYSVDDRFYTFRSLDEIKMMRLEKDNPTEADERRECIELLKAMLKWDEKERITPNGILHHPFITKSYLNSSSHLSSCSSEPSESAAAEPNTSWAQTRTSESIVATQVDGSSETLPSFVIMVRPASPMNRIHLEETSDRDSERSPHPAAAPATALDATRIHKEHIDISPTTSDKKKKGKNCFKRFFSWMKRTVFSCCYADNVQE; encoded by the exons ATGCTGAAAGTCCTCATGGGCCACAACCTGCACAAGTTTAACATCATCAAGTTTTATGGCAAGTTTGTTGTGCGAAGTAGGACTAGTCTGGTGTTTGAGATGTTGGACATGACCCTTCAGGACTACCTATTGGATTTAGAAGGCCCAatgcagctggaggacatcagaaTTGTCATCCAACAG ATGGGCACAGCATTAAGTGCTCTGAAAAGGATTGGCGTGATCCATACTGATGTGAAAATAGACAACATCATGATGGTGGATCACGTGAGGCAGCCATTCAGGGTGAAGCTGATCGACTTCGGCTTGGCAATTTTCAGATCTCAAGCCAAGCCGGGCAAAGCTCACCAAACACCCCGCTATAG GGCCCCAGAAATTATGTTGGGTCTCCCATTTTCTGAGGCCATAGACATCTGGTCGCTGGGCTGCGTGATGGCAATCATGGTGTTGGGCTTTATGCTCTTCCCGGGGAAAATTGAATATGACATA CTACGATTCATCATCGACCTCCTGGGTCCGCCACCTGACCATCTCGTTAGTGCTGGGCGGAAATCCAGGGTGTTTTTCAAGAAAACAGATTCGGATCAGTGGATGCTTAAA ACATCTGAGGAGTATTGGGGCCCAACAAATTACTCTGTCGACGACAGGTTCTACACATTCCGTTCTCTGGATGAAATTAAAATG ATGCGTCTTGAGAAAGATAACCCCACAGAGGCTGATGAGAGGAGGGAGTGCATTGAACTGCTGAAGGCGATGCTCAAGTGGGATGAGAAGGAGAGGATTACCCCCAATGGTATTCTCCACCATCCATTCATTACCAAGAGCTACCTCAACAGCAGCTCCCACCTCAGCTCatg TAGCAGTGAACCTTCGGAGTCTGCAGCAGCTGAACCCAACACCAGCTGGGCTCAGACCAGGACCAGTGAGAGCATAGTGGCAACCCAGGTTGATGGCAG cagtgaaacactgcCATCATTTGTCATCATGGTTCGGCCTGCAAGCCCCATGAACAGAATACACCTGGAGGAGACATCCGATCGGGACAGTGAAAGGAG TCCCcaccctgctgcagctcctgccACTGCTCTGGACGCCACCAGGATCCACAAGGAACACATAGACATCTCACCCACCACCTCTG acaagaagaagaaagggaagaaCTGCTTCAAACGCTTCTTCTCCTGGATGAAGAGGACCGTTTTCTCTTGCTGCTACGCAGACAACGTACAAGAGTGA